The following are encoded in a window of Scophthalmus maximus strain ysfricsl-2021 chromosome 6, ASM2237912v1, whole genome shotgun sequence genomic DNA:
- the sp7 gene encoding transcription factor Sp7 isoform X1: MAASILEVGNVIEDARYGSSPLAMLTATCNKFGSTSPIRDSATPGKTGSATPLKKAYTMTSDLQTAKNGRNIDGSGLADSYTGSFTTAGGGGGGGGLLTPTGSPPPSAGGYATEYNPFSHSFQTSVSQDPSLLVSKAHATADCLTSVYTSLDMTHPYGSWYKAGIHPGITAAPANATSSWWDVHPNSNWLSATQPQADGGLQASLQPVAPQASLSPQLSSYSTDFTPLNPAPYPSVGLGSSSHLLQPSQHMLPQDMYKPKPVQSSGLIESPMGLKPARGSGGYSGGAPTRSSCDCPNCQELERLGASAASLRKKPVHSCHIPGCGKVYGKASHLKAHLRWHTGERPFVCNWLFCGKRFTRSDELERHVRTHTREKKFTCLLCNKRFTRSDHLSKHQKTHADTAMQGKAVAVEGDADPRSEETAELNASAVPTNPAGDQIANGDEKTGTPNGVENSSGLLEI; the protein is encoded by the exons ATGGCCGCATCTATTCTGGAGGTAGGGAATGTAATT gaAGACGCACGCTATGGCTCCAGTCCTCTGGCTATGTTAACTGCTACCTGTAACAAGTTCGGCAGCACCAGCCCAATCAGGGATTCGGCAACACCCGGTAAGACCGGCAGCGCAACTCCACTAAAGAAGGCCTACacgatgacctctgaccttcagaCAGCGAAGAACGGACGGAACATAGACGGCAGTGGCCTGGCGGACTCCTACACTGGCTCCTTCACcacagctggaggagggggaggaggtggtgggctGCTTACACCCACCGGTAGCCCCCCTCCTTCCGCCGGAGGCTACGCTACAGAATATAACCCTTTCTCCCACTCCTTCCAGACCTCCGTCTCCCAGGACCCGTCTCTTTTAGTGTCCAAGGCCCACGCTACGGCCGATTGCCTCACTAGTGTCTATACCTCACTGGATATGACACATCCCTATGGCTCCTGGTATAAAGCCGGTATCCACCCTGGCATTACTGCGGCCCCTGCTAATGCCACATCCTCCTGGTGGGACGTCCACCCCAACTCCAACTGGCTGTCAGCAACGCAGCCCCAGGCGGACGGAGGCCTCCAGGCCTCCCTGCAGCCTGTAGCACCGCAGGCTTCCCTGAGCCCACAGTTATCCAGTTACAGCACCGACTTTACGCCCCTCAACCCAGCGCCTTACCCTTCTGTGGGACTGGgctcctcctcacatctcctaCAGCCTTCCCAGCACATGCTGCCCCAGGACATGTACAAGCCCAAGCCTGTGCAAAGTTCAGGGCTGATTGAGAGTCCCATGGGCCTAAAGCCCGCCAGGGGATCAGGGGGCTACAGCGGAGGGGCACCCACTAGGTCCTCATGTGACTGCCCCAACTgccaggagctggagaggctggGAGCCTCCGCCGCATCCCTGAGGAAGAAGCCGGTCCACAGCTGCCACATCCCCGGCTGCGGGAAGGTCTACGGCAAGGCCTCCCACCTCAAAGCCCACTTACGCTGGCACACCGGCGAGCGGCCCTTTGTCTGCAACTGGCTGTTCTGCGGGAAGCGCTTCACCCGCTCGGACGAACTGGAGAGgcacgtgcgcacgcacacgcggGAGAAGAAGTTCACCTGTCTACTGTGCAACAAGCGTTTCACGCGCAGCGACCACCTCTCAAAGCACCAGAAGACCCACGCGGACACCGCGATGCAGGGGAAAGCTGTGGCCGTGGAGGGAGACGCAGATCCACGGAGCGAAGAGACCGCAGAGCTCAACGCCAGCGCTGTACCCACCAATCCCGCAGGCGACCAAATCGCCAACGGAGATGAGAAGACTGGCACACCTAACGGAGTAGAGAACAGCAGTGGACTGTTGGAGATCTGA
- the sp7 gene encoding transcription factor Sp7 isoform X2, with protein sequence MAASILEEDARYGSSPLAMLTATCNKFGSTSPIRDSATPGKTGSATPLKKAYTMTSDLQTAKNGRNIDGSGLADSYTGSFTTAGGGGGGGGLLTPTGSPPPSAGGYATEYNPFSHSFQTSVSQDPSLLVSKAHATADCLTSVYTSLDMTHPYGSWYKAGIHPGITAAPANATSSWWDVHPNSNWLSATQPQADGGLQASLQPVAPQASLSPQLSSYSTDFTPLNPAPYPSVGLGSSSHLLQPSQHMLPQDMYKPKPVQSSGLIESPMGLKPARGSGGYSGGAPTRSSCDCPNCQELERLGASAASLRKKPVHSCHIPGCGKVYGKASHLKAHLRWHTGERPFVCNWLFCGKRFTRSDELERHVRTHTREKKFTCLLCNKRFTRSDHLSKHQKTHADTAMQGKAVAVEGDADPRSEETAELNASAVPTNPAGDQIANGDEKTGTPNGVENSSGLLEI encoded by the exons ATGGCCGCATCTATTCTGGAG gaAGACGCACGCTATGGCTCCAGTCCTCTGGCTATGTTAACTGCTACCTGTAACAAGTTCGGCAGCACCAGCCCAATCAGGGATTCGGCAACACCCGGTAAGACCGGCAGCGCAACTCCACTAAAGAAGGCCTACacgatgacctctgaccttcagaCAGCGAAGAACGGACGGAACATAGACGGCAGTGGCCTGGCGGACTCCTACACTGGCTCCTTCACcacagctggaggagggggaggaggtggtgggctGCTTACACCCACCGGTAGCCCCCCTCCTTCCGCCGGAGGCTACGCTACAGAATATAACCCTTTCTCCCACTCCTTCCAGACCTCCGTCTCCCAGGACCCGTCTCTTTTAGTGTCCAAGGCCCACGCTACGGCCGATTGCCTCACTAGTGTCTATACCTCACTGGATATGACACATCCCTATGGCTCCTGGTATAAAGCCGGTATCCACCCTGGCATTACTGCGGCCCCTGCTAATGCCACATCCTCCTGGTGGGACGTCCACCCCAACTCCAACTGGCTGTCAGCAACGCAGCCCCAGGCGGACGGAGGCCTCCAGGCCTCCCTGCAGCCTGTAGCACCGCAGGCTTCCCTGAGCCCACAGTTATCCAGTTACAGCACCGACTTTACGCCCCTCAACCCAGCGCCTTACCCTTCTGTGGGACTGGgctcctcctcacatctcctaCAGCCTTCCCAGCACATGCTGCCCCAGGACATGTACAAGCCCAAGCCTGTGCAAAGTTCAGGGCTGATTGAGAGTCCCATGGGCCTAAAGCCCGCCAGGGGATCAGGGGGCTACAGCGGAGGGGCACCCACTAGGTCCTCATGTGACTGCCCCAACTgccaggagctggagaggctggGAGCCTCCGCCGCATCCCTGAGGAAGAAGCCGGTCCACAGCTGCCACATCCCCGGCTGCGGGAAGGTCTACGGCAAGGCCTCCCACCTCAAAGCCCACTTACGCTGGCACACCGGCGAGCGGCCCTTTGTCTGCAACTGGCTGTTCTGCGGGAAGCGCTTCACCCGCTCGGACGAACTGGAGAGgcacgtgcgcacgcacacgcggGAGAAGAAGTTCACCTGTCTACTGTGCAACAAGCGTTTCACGCGCAGCGACCACCTCTCAAAGCACCAGAAGACCCACGCGGACACCGCGATGCAGGGGAAAGCTGTGGCCGTGGAGGGAGACGCAGATCCACGGAGCGAAGAGACCGCAGAGCTCAACGCCAGCGCTGTACCCACCAATCCCGCAGGCGACCAAATCGCCAACGGAGATGAGAAGACTGGCACACCTAACGGAGTAGAGAACAGCAGTGGACTGTTGGAGATCTGA